In the genome of Actinomadura graeca, one region contains:
- a CDS encoding lantibiotic dehydratase, which yields MTRHSLFRAPDFAVVRLSALAAGTPAPVPPDDLDSPEAMRRYLREAASHPWFREAVAVSSSGLDGALRKVVDGDAVPAANLRRAVLATTRYLSRMTHRPTPFGLMAGVAEARFDAGAKFRVGTDHRKSARADMGWLAATIKEWETDPGVLARLRLVANDLGFVRGDRLVLPLVRVPPDQRGPNDQERTVRATNAVRAALTAAAEPIRHADLVARLREGFPDAPSDAVERMVVQLVEGEFLLTDLRPPAAAADPLGHVLERLPERFAGRAALTGVRDALAAYSATAPGHGLSAWRTAVTEMRALHAGDRPIQVDLGMDADVILPAAVADELVDAVSAAWRVLPPRLAPLDPLADYRAAFLERYGTGALVPIKEVVDPEAGLGPPSGYLLPPGHRRPPDRPAPDAERDTLLLGLAQRGGPEIVLDDALVERLARPGSVDEPASYAEVCAELVADSEDGLRDGGFRLVMTAMNFTRPGAMSGRFLHLLPGLGAAVSETAREEAAPAVPVQVVGPVLDSRSANVAQVPRLTGELAATGVFADGPEALSLDDLLVGADHDRFVVVSRRDGRELAPMPFHALNLQLTTPNAVRLLMEIGEGRTPAWPLWSWGTAERMPYLPRVRRGRTILSPARWLPDPRLTQEVDWAAWKRLFERWRADWAVPDIVYATYTDHRVRLDLGSVAHLKTLHAELRKRPGTVLQEAPAGGRHGFGWARGHATEIAVPMRPVRHRAISDTTRRRAVRRTHPPGGEWLYLKVYATPGRHGELLARHVPALVRRAAGITDRWFFLRYRDDEPHLRLRFHGDPAALGARLLPIVHRWAADLAETGLINRIVLDTYLPETGRYGGPDLIEAAEDAFAADSGSVLSQLALREAGELDLPMPLLLAANHLDLARHLHGEGWRDWLLETYPKGARHETFQSHRREAIRLLDPAAGFAGLSELRGGRALLDGWERRSGPVAAYGRAVREALDDPSAIFASVLHMHHIRLAGIDRRAEQDGYAVARGVLQAHRDRERHRTP from the coding sequence ATGACCCGGCATTCTCTGTTCCGTGCGCCCGATTTCGCCGTCGTCCGGTTGTCCGCGCTGGCGGCGGGGACGCCCGCGCCCGTCCCGCCGGACGATCTGGACTCGCCCGAGGCCATGCGCCGCTACCTGCGGGAGGCCGCGTCGCACCCCTGGTTCCGCGAGGCCGTCGCGGTGTCCAGTTCGGGGCTCGACGGCGCGCTGCGCAAGGTCGTGGACGGAGACGCCGTCCCGGCGGCGAATCTGCGGCGCGCGGTGCTCGCGACCACGCGTTACCTGTCCCGGATGACGCACCGTCCCACGCCCTTCGGGCTGATGGCGGGCGTCGCCGAGGCACGTTTCGACGCCGGGGCGAAATTCCGCGTCGGCACCGACCACCGCAAGAGCGCGCGGGCGGACATGGGCTGGCTGGCCGCGACGATCAAGGAGTGGGAGACCGACCCCGGGGTGCTCGCGCGCCTGCGCCTCGTCGCGAACGACCTCGGTTTCGTCCGCGGCGACCGGCTGGTGCTCCCGCTCGTCCGCGTGCCACCCGACCAGCGGGGTCCGAACGACCAGGAGCGGACGGTCCGCGCGACGAACGCGGTCCGCGCCGCGCTGACCGCCGCCGCGGAGCCGATCCGCCATGCCGACCTGGTCGCCCGGCTGCGGGAGGGTTTCCCTGACGCGCCGTCCGACGCCGTCGAGCGGATGGTGGTGCAGCTGGTCGAGGGCGAGTTCCTGCTCACCGACCTGCGCCCTCCCGCCGCGGCGGCCGACCCGCTCGGCCACGTCCTGGAGCGGCTTCCGGAGAGGTTCGCGGGACGGGCCGCGCTCACCGGCGTCCGGGACGCTCTGGCCGCGTACTCCGCGACCGCGCCGGGGCACGGGCTGTCCGCGTGGCGGACGGCGGTCACCGAGATGCGCGCGCTGCACGCGGGCGACAGGCCGATCCAGGTCGACCTCGGCATGGACGCCGACGTGATCCTCCCCGCCGCGGTGGCGGACGAGCTGGTGGACGCGGTGTCGGCCGCCTGGCGGGTGCTGCCGCCCCGGCTGGCGCCGCTCGACCCGCTGGCCGACTACCGGGCCGCGTTCCTGGAGCGGTACGGGACCGGCGCGCTCGTCCCGATCAAGGAGGTGGTCGACCCGGAGGCGGGTCTCGGGCCGCCGTCGGGCTACCTGCTCCCGCCGGGGCACCGGCGTCCCCCCGACCGCCCGGCGCCGGACGCCGAGCGCGACACGCTGCTGCTGGGCCTGGCGCAGCGCGGCGGCCCGGAGATCGTGCTGGACGACGCGCTGGTCGAGCGGCTGGCCCGCCCCGGCAGCGTGGACGAGCCCGCCTCCTACGCGGAGGTGTGCGCCGAGCTGGTCGCCGACTCGGAGGACGGGCTGCGCGACGGCGGGTTCCGGCTCGTCATGACGGCGATGAACTTCACCCGGCCCGGCGCGATGTCCGGGCGTTTCCTGCACCTGCTGCCCGGCCTCGGCGCCGCGGTGTCGGAGACCGCGCGGGAGGAGGCCGCCCCGGCGGTCCCCGTCCAGGTGGTGGGGCCGGTGCTGGACTCCCGCAGCGCCAACGTCGCGCAGGTCCCGCGGCTGACGGGCGAACTCGCGGCAACGGGGGTGTTCGCCGACGGCCCAGAGGCGCTCTCCCTGGACGATCTGCTCGTCGGCGCCGACCACGACCGGTTCGTGGTGGTGTCCCGGCGGGACGGCCGTGAGCTGGCCCCCATGCCGTTCCACGCGCTGAACCTCCAGCTCACGACGCCGAACGCGGTCCGCCTCCTGATGGAGATCGGCGAAGGCCGCACCCCCGCGTGGCCGCTGTGGAGCTGGGGGACGGCCGAGCGGATGCCGTACCTGCCGCGCGTGCGGCGCGGCCGGACGATCCTGTCCCCCGCGCGGTGGCTGCCCGATCCGCGGCTGACGCAGGAGGTGGACTGGGCGGCCTGGAAGCGGCTCTTCGAGCGGTGGCGCGCCGACTGGGCCGTCCCCGACATCGTGTACGCGACCTACACCGACCACCGGGTCCGGCTGGACCTGGGCAGCGTCGCCCACCTGAAGACGCTGCACGCCGAGCTGCGCAAACGGCCCGGGACGGTGCTCCAGGAGGCCCCGGCCGGCGGACGGCACGGGTTCGGGTGGGCGCGGGGGCACGCCACGGAGATCGCCGTCCCGATGCGCCCCGTCCGGCACCGCGCAATCTCGGACACCACCCGGCGGCGGGCCGTCCGGCGGACCCACCCGCCCGGCGGCGAATGGCTGTACCTGAAGGTCTACGCCACGCCGGGGCGGCACGGCGAGCTGCTCGCCCGGCACGTCCCCGCGCTCGTCCGCCGGGCCGCCGGGATCACCGACCGCTGGTTCTTCCTGCGCTACCGCGACGACGAGCCCCACCTGCGGCTCCGCTTCCACGGGGACCCGGCGGCGCTCGGCGCGCGGCTGCTGCCGATCGTGCACCGGTGGGCCGCGGACCTGGCCGAGACGGGGCTGATCAACCGGATCGTCCTGGACACCTACCTGCCCGAGACGGGCAGGTACGGCGGCCCGGACCTGATCGAGGCGGCCGAGGACGCCTTCGCCGCGGACTCCGGCAGCGTCCTCTCCCAGCTCGCGCTGCGCGAGGCGGGGGAGCTAGACCTGCCGATGCCGCTGCTGCTCGCCGCCAACCACCTCGACCTGGCGCGGCACCTGCACGGCGAGGGGTGGCGGGACTGGCTGCTGGAGACCTACCCCAAGGGCGCCCGCCACGAGACGTTCCAGAGCCACCGCCGCGAGGCGATCCGGCTGCTGGATCCGGCGGCGGGGTTCGCGGGACTTTCCGAACTGCGTGGCGGGCGGGCCCTGCTGGACGGCTGGGAGCGCCGCTCCGGGCCCGTCGCGGCGTATGGCCGGGCCGTGCGCGAAGCCCTCGACGACCCGTCGGCCATCTTCGCGAGCGTGCTCCACATGCACCACATCAGGCTCGCCGGCATCGATCGCCGCGCGGAGCAGGACGGCTACGCCGTCGCCCGCGGCGTCCTCCAGGCCCACCGAGACCGAGAGCGGCACCGGACCCCATGA
- a CDS encoding ABC transporter ATP-binding protein has protein sequence MRRTRHERAPGRPAEHDPLFGRGIRPAYDAAPEDAGTRAALRRLPAIVAITLRLGYRADPRALAAVAAAQLVMGVATSATYLSTQRLLTGLFSAAPADGKIHAMAPVAAVLACAMAVRGLCDAVAVAASGRLGPRVAQRAQLMLLEQAVRVEQVLMEDAAFHDRLSTARRGADATSRVTQSTVGLCGELVSIFAALWVLVALNPLLTPLLLVALAPRAWSVARTAAARHSSMKSWMQLTRQLDLLAQLMTSHESAEEVRAHRVGGFLLGHYRRLATLSAREQARLAREEALTRSLAGALSGLAALATYGVLLLLVVDGRTTFATAGTAAFAIRSSMMSLTSFVTRFQQLYQDGLLTTEWREVCARARDGAVPARGLTPAAPVETIGTRGLRFTYPGARTPALDGVDIDVRRGEVVALVGDNGSGKSTLAKLLTGLYLPSSGSVLWNGVPTGELDRDTLWDQIALVSQDFVQWPFTARMNVVTGRPDREPDGRRLADAARSTGADAVAGRLDDGWDTLLAREFFGGTDLSGGQWQRLGLARAWYRDAPVLVVDEPTSALDPAAEIDVFNKITELAARGTTVILITHRLASVARADRVYVLADGRVAEQGTHASLMDAGGRYAAMYRLQADQFLVT, from the coding sequence GTGAGGCGAACGCGCCACGAGCGGGCCCCCGGCCGGCCGGCGGAGCACGATCCGCTGTTCGGGCGGGGGATCCGTCCCGCGTACGACGCCGCGCCCGAGGACGCCGGCACCCGCGCCGCGCTGCGCCGGCTACCCGCCATCGTCGCGATCACCCTCCGCCTCGGCTACCGCGCGGACCCCCGGGCCCTCGCCGCCGTGGCGGCCGCCCAGCTCGTGATGGGCGTCGCGACGTCGGCCACCTACCTGTCCACGCAGCGGCTGCTCACCGGCCTGTTCTCGGCGGCACCCGCGGATGGGAAGATCCACGCCATGGCGCCGGTCGCCGCGGTCCTGGCGTGCGCGATGGCCGTCCGGGGGCTGTGCGACGCCGTGGCCGTCGCCGCGTCCGGCCGCCTCGGGCCGCGCGTCGCCCAGCGGGCCCAGCTGATGCTGCTGGAGCAGGCCGTCCGGGTCGAGCAGGTCCTGATGGAGGACGCCGCCTTCCACGACCGGCTCAGCACGGCCCGGCGGGGTGCCGACGCGACCTCGCGCGTCACGCAGAGCACGGTGGGACTGTGCGGCGAACTCGTGTCGATCTTCGCCGCGCTGTGGGTGCTCGTCGCGCTGAACCCGCTGCTGACCCCGCTCCTGCTCGTCGCGCTGGCGCCGCGGGCGTGGAGCGTCGCGCGCACCGCCGCCGCCCGGCACTCGTCGATGAAGAGCTGGATGCAGCTGACCCGCCAGCTCGACCTGCTCGCCCAGCTGATGACCAGCCACGAGAGTGCCGAGGAGGTGCGGGCCCACCGGGTGGGCGGCTTCCTGCTCGGCCACTACCGGCGCCTGGCCACCCTGTCGGCGCGGGAGCAGGCCCGGCTGGCGCGGGAGGAGGCGCTCACCCGGTCGCTGGCCGGCGCCCTGAGCGGGCTCGCCGCCCTCGCGACCTACGGCGTGCTGCTCCTGCTCGTCGTCGACGGCCGGACGACGTTCGCGACCGCGGGCACCGCCGCGTTCGCGATCCGGTCCAGCATGATGAGCCTGACGTCGTTCGTCACGCGGTTCCAGCAGCTGTACCAGGACGGGCTGCTCACCACCGAGTGGCGCGAGGTCTGCGCGCGGGCGCGGGACGGCGCCGTCCCGGCACGCGGCCTGACGCCGGCCGCGCCGGTCGAGACGATCGGCACCCGCGGGCTGCGCTTCACCTACCCGGGCGCGCGGACCCCGGCGCTGGACGGCGTCGACATCGACGTCCGGCGCGGCGAGGTGGTCGCGCTGGTCGGCGACAACGGGTCCGGCAAGTCGACCCTCGCCAAGCTGCTGACCGGCCTGTACCTGCCGTCCTCCGGCAGCGTCCTGTGGAACGGCGTGCCCACCGGCGAGCTGGACCGCGACACCCTCTGGGACCAGATCGCCCTGGTGTCGCAGGATTTCGTCCAGTGGCCGTTCACCGCGCGGATGAACGTCGTGACAGGCCGCCCCGACCGGGAGCCCGACGGGCGCAGGCTGGCGGACGCGGCGCGGTCCACCGGCGCCGACGCCGTCGCCGGCCGTCTCGACGACGGCTGGGACACGCTCCTCGCCCGCGAGTTCTTCGGCGGCACCGATCTGTCCGGCGGCCAGTGGCAGCGCCTCGGCCTCGCCCGGGCCTGGTACCGCGACGCGCCGGTCCTGGTCGTGGACGAGCCCACGTCCGCGCTGGACCCCGCCGCGGAGATCGACGTCTTCAACAAGATCACCGAGCTGGCCGCGCGCGGCACCACGGTCATCCTGATCACGCACCGGCTCGCCTCGGTCGCCCGCGCGGACCGCGTCTACGTGCTGGCGGACGGCCGGGTCGCCGAGCAGGGGACGCACGCCTCCCTGATGGACGCGGGCGGCCGCTACGCCGCCATGTACCGCCTTCAGGCCGACCAGTTCCTGGTGACATGA